From the Candidatus Krumholzibacteriota bacterium genome, one window contains:
- the tpx gene encoding thiol peroxidase, whose translation MERQITKMGGNPVTLIGPELKVASSAPDFTVLDNSLKQKSLKDYEGKIKLISVVPSLDTKVCDTQTRRFNELASDLSDEVVVLTISMDLPFAQGRWCGAAGVDRVITLSDHREASFGTNYGLLIKEFRLLNRAVIIIDSLNVIRYIEIVKENHELPDYEKALGALKKIQS comes from the coding sequence ATGGAAAGGCAAATCACTAAAATGGGCGGGAATCCCGTAACACTTATTGGTCCGGAGCTTAAAGTTGCCTCGAGCGCCCCTGACTTTACCGTTCTTGATAATAGCCTAAAGCAGAAATCGCTGAAGGATTATGAGGGAAAAATAAAGTTGATCAGTGTTGTTCCTTCTCTTGATACAAAGGTCTGCGATACACAGACCAGACGGTTTAATGAATTGGCATCGGATTTATCCGACGAAGTTGTGGTTTTGACAATAAGTATGGATCTTCCTTTCGCGCAGGGAAGGTGGTGCGGAGCGGCAGGAGTTGACAGGGTCATAACCCTCTCAGACCATAGAGAAGCTTCTTTCGGAACTAATTACGGACTTCTTATCAAGGAGTTTAGGCTCCTCAACAGGGCGGTTATAATAATAGACTCGCTGAATGTTATTCGATACATTGAGATAGTCAAAGAAAACCACGAACTGCCGGATTATGAAAAGGCCTTAGGGGCGCTGAAGAAGATTCAAAGTTAA
- a CDS encoding butyrate kinase has protein sequence MFEKNIKIVEAKISALLGALREAGSAEDIEIELVRGIDAVHYSKFDTEDEYLEFLENIVRISRPVKLESNWEEAWGNLFSQFIHSVKVSKRGTEIIISRLFGKGSLPEEARSEKVLCINPGSTSTKVAIYDGLKLTLEEEVHLPPEYDDSVETRAEMIEKWLEKYGVGKGDLQGIACRGGFVNGVSTGTYHVCSEMVRDVQNPIIDHASNMGIQIGMKLREDFGDPENLIVTMTDPVASDEMDVASRLTGIQKLLRDGRGAHYLNQRAVHRLATSILGIPEDEVSTIGAHVGGGISIVRHEEGKIVDLVNAFSGIPSANRCGNIPLDVMLRSIDEGKMSLQELRKYLFGAGGMLDLTGTNDFRALLHFKESGAISAQREKIEMVIDFMAGNVAGAVMKLAAVKKRIAMVILTGGLSKSHEFTGKIKDRLFPYFPVGIIRGSIEHESLVAGHLRARFNPSAVKDYVGERKRLKEKRKRENILLTTEIFSDPQLRKKEDEPVTSLDEVIYMARSIVAKKRAPVIAIVGAENEDAVAAAKQANEDGRYPIAKFLLVGDYYEINKLAWQYDIKVDGDNYTIIDSDEPVEKAVLLLDSGEVDFLMKGGIKTADIMKGTLKYLKESGRMRKNSIYSHVGVFQIPNYPKLLFVSDAALIPNPNRKIKKKILENAVYVAKQLNVINPRVAIISAVETMNPSVESSMLAGELAKEYSGREDCIVEGPLSLDIAMDPHSAREKNYRGRIMGNADILIMPDIEAGNVVYKSLTVSSGAYLAGVIIGGGIPIVLTSRGDSARSKLASICLASILAMKQGDIAKK, from the coding sequence TTGTTTGAAAAGAATATAAAGATAGTTGAAGCAAAGATCAGCGCGCTGTTGGGCGCTTTAAGAGAAGCCGGAAGTGCTGAAGATATTGAAATAGAGCTTGTCAGGGGGATTGATGCTGTTCATTACAGCAAGTTCGACACAGAAGATGAATACCTTGAATTCTTAGAGAATATCGTCCGGATCTCCAGACCCGTTAAGCTTGAAAGCAATTGGGAAGAAGCCTGGGGAAATCTTTTTTCGCAGTTTATACATTCCGTGAAAGTCTCAAAGCGCGGCACTGAGATTATCATCTCCAGATTGTTCGGAAAGGGTTCTCTGCCTGAAGAAGCCCGAAGTGAGAAGGTTTTGTGTATCAATCCGGGGTCTACCTCAACGAAAGTGGCTATTTACGACGGACTGAAATTAACACTGGAAGAGGAAGTTCACCTGCCGCCCGAGTACGATGACAGTGTTGAAACCCGGGCTGAGATGATTGAAAAATGGCTGGAAAAATACGGCGTCGGAAAAGGTGATCTTCAGGGAATTGCCTGCCGCGGGGGCTTTGTAAATGGAGTATCCACTGGTACTTATCATGTTTGCTCTGAAATGGTTAGAGATGTACAGAATCCTATTATTGATCACGCGTCTAATATGGGTATTCAAATCGGAATGAAGCTGAGAGAGGATTTTGGTGATCCGGAAAATCTGATTGTAACTATGACTGATCCAGTGGCTTCAGACGAGATGGATGTCGCGTCAAGACTTACGGGCATTCAGAAATTGCTCAGGGACGGCAGGGGGGCTCATTACCTCAATCAAAGAGCCGTACACAGATTGGCAACATCAATTCTGGGTATACCTGAAGATGAAGTTTCCACTATCGGCGCTCATGTCGGCGGCGGCATATCTATAGTGAGGCACGAAGAGGGGAAAATAGTTGATTTGGTCAACGCCTTCTCGGGAATACCAAGCGCCAACCGGTGCGGTAATATACCCCTGGATGTAATGCTCCGTTCGATCGATGAGGGGAAAATGAGCCTTCAGGAACTCAGGAAGTATCTCTTCGGAGCCGGAGGAATGCTTGATTTAACCGGAACAAATGATTTTCGGGCCCTTCTGCATTTCAAGGAATCGGGAGCCATAAGCGCTCAGCGTGAAAAGATAGAGATGGTAATTGATTTTATGGCCGGGAATGTCGCGGGAGCGGTGATGAAACTGGCGGCGGTCAAAAAGAGAATTGCGATGGTGATATTAACCGGAGGACTTTCTAAAAGCCATGAATTCACCGGGAAGATTAAAGACAGACTTTTTCCCTATTTCCCGGTTGGAATAATCCGCGGGTCCATAGAACACGAATCCCTTGTAGCGGGTCATCTGAGGGCGAGATTTAACCCTTCGGCTGTAAAGGATTATGTTGGAGAAAGGAAACGGCTTAAGGAAAAAAGGAAAAGGGAGAATATTCTCCTGACCACAGAGATATTCTCCGATCCGCAACTGCGCAAGAAAGAAGATGAACCTGTGACCAGCTTGGATGAAGTGATATATATGGCGAGGTCGATTGTTGCCAAGAAGAGAGCGCCGGTAATTGCGATCGTTGGGGCGGAGAACGAAGATGCCGTCGCCGCGGCTAAACAGGCGAATGAGGACGGCCGTTATCCGATAGCGAAATTCCTTCTTGTCGGTGATTATTACGAGATCAACAAACTCGCCTGGCAGTATGACATCAAAGTAGACGGCGACAATTACACGATTATAGATTCAGATGAGCCGGTGGAAAAGGCCGTATTACTACTCGATTCAGGTGAAGTTGATTTCCTCATGAAAGGCGGAATTAAGACAGCGGATATCATGAAAGGAACCCTAAAGTATCTCAAAGAAAGCGGCAGAATGAGAAAGAACAGCATATACAGTCATGTAGGTGTTTTTCAGATCCCGAACTATCCGAAGCTTCTCTTCGTATCAGACGCGGCTCTCATTCCTAATCCCAACCGAAAGATCAAGAAGAAAATACTAGAGAACGCAGTTTATGTGGCAAAACAGCTCAATGTGATAAATCCGCGTGTTGCCATTATATCCGCCGTCGAGACGATGAACCCGAGTGTTGAATCATCTATGCTTGCCGGAGAACTCGCGAAGGAGTATTCCGGCAGAGAGGACTGTATTGTAGAGGGGCCTCTTTCATTGGATATTGCCATGGATCCCCATAGCGCCCGGGAAAAAAACTACCGCGGCAGGATCATGGGCAACGCTGACATCCTTATTATGCCGGATATTGAAGCGGGAAATGTTGTCTATAAATCTCTCACAGTTTCATCAGGCGCCTATCTTGCCGGTGTTATAATAGGCGGCGGTATCCCGATAGTATTAACCTCCAGAGGTGATTCCGCGCGTTCAAAACTTGCCTCAATATGCCTTGCCTCAATCTTGGCTATGAAACAGGGGGATATTGCAAAGAAGTAA
- a CDS encoding ferritin family protein has protein sequence MNEKRDYTTLEIFSIAIKSEIEAAKLYNEMKKITKNSTLKDKFDFLMSQENKHEEILKEAYEKMFPDVELKSPSNSPVPLVDDIMSESPSLKDLLKVAMDAEKMAGGYYNDLAKRTNNPNSKSLLLYMAKMEHSHLALLEVEYEQLERGADIDSDDFLRGERLMNMGP, from the coding sequence ATGAACGAAAAAAGGGATTATACGACACTGGAGATTTTCAGTATTGCCATTAAATCGGAGATAGAAGCGGCGAAACTGTATAATGAAATGAAGAAAATTACCAAAAACTCGACCCTCAAAGATAAATTCGATTTTCTGATGTCTCAGGAGAACAAGCACGAGGAGATCCTCAAAGAGGCCTACGAAAAAATGTTTCCGGATGTAGAACTGAAAAGCCCGTCTAATTCTCCCGTACCCCTTGTCGATGATATTATGTCCGAATCGCCCTCTCTGAAAGACCTCCTCAAAGTAGCTATGGATGCCGAAAAAATGGCTGGAGGTTATTATAACGACCTCGCGAAGAGGACGAATAACCCCAACAGCAAATCTCTTCTCTTATATATGGCAAAAATGGAGCACAGTCATCTCGCGCTTCTCGAGGTGGAGTACGAACAACTGGAGAGGGGCGCGGATATCGATTCGGACGATTTTCTCAGGGGAGAACGTCTGATGAATATGGGGCCCTGA
- a CDS encoding DUF5723 family protein: MKNTNRLVIIFLVLVMLVLPVFQVEAQDMIDARTLALGGSNIATAEGLEYLGGNPATLAAPKDFGFEFLLFSSRLKMSNNSFSLKEYDDYFTSGDTLTNKDIDNLLEDLPESGLRLDGLVGVRALSFCFHSFGFGVTGTGNGHVIIPKEAVEFPFYGNSGIKNLRFDDLDGEGWGGVAFDFGYGRKIIEEKEGESRFLSAGVNLKYILGLAYGGLIDADGGLQTTDEYIYADGEMSYRTSMGGRGFAADMGFLAKIRKNWTVSLHFNNLIGGIGWDKDNEISVYEFQSDTLRIGDSGDTEITDTDTTYSTGNFSTSLPRTLNMAASFNARDNLVLTAAWRQGLDHSMGNTIKPRVSVGAEYSRLSYLPLRAAFAFGGRETFAVGMGLGINIKYWRLDIGYLNHTFNWFRSAKSVDLAVTSNLRF; encoded by the coding sequence ATGAAAAATACAAACAGGTTGGTTATCATTTTTCTGGTTCTTGTTATGCTGGTTCTTCCGGTGTTTCAAGTTGAAGCGCAGGATATGATAGATGCCCGGACTCTGGCTCTGGGAGGCAGTAATATCGCAACGGCAGAAGGTCTCGAGTATCTCGGAGGCAATCCGGCGACACTTGCCGCGCCTAAGGATTTCGGCTTTGAATTCCTGCTGTTCTCATCGAGATTAAAGATGAGCAATAACAGTTTCTCGCTAAAGGAGTATGATGATTACTTCACTTCCGGAGACACACTCACAAACAAAGACATAGATAATCTACTCGAAGATCTGCCGGAGAGCGGTCTGAGACTTGATGGATTGGTCGGAGTAAGGGCTCTTTCATTCTGCTTCCATTCATTCGGCTTTGGAGTAACAGGAACGGGAAACGGTCATGTGATCATACCGAAGGAAGCCGTTGAATTTCCTTTTTACGGCAATAGCGGGATTAAGAATTTACGTTTTGACGATCTTGACGGAGAGGGATGGGGAGGCGTGGCCTTTGACTTTGGTTACGGGAGAAAAATTATAGAAGAAAAAGAAGGTGAGTCACGATTCTTATCTGCGGGAGTTAATCTGAAATATATTTTAGGATTGGCTTACGGAGGTTTGATTGACGCGGACGGGGGTCTTCAGACAACTGATGAGTATATATACGCCGATGGAGAAATGAGTTATAGAACCAGCATGGGAGGCAGGGGTTTCGCGGCAGACATGGGGTTTCTCGCGAAAATCAGAAAGAACTGGACGGTTTCACTCCATTTCAACAACCTTATAGGCGGCATTGGATGGGATAAAGATAATGAAATAAGCGTTTATGAATTTCAATCCGACACTTTGAGAATAGGCGACAGCGGCGATACCGAAATCACAGATACCGACACTACTTACTCCACGGGTAATTTTTCAACATCTCTGCCGCGCACTTTGAATATGGCCGCTTCTTTCAACGCGCGTGATAATCTGGTTCTGACAGCCGCTTGGCGGCAGGGGTTGGATCATTCAATGGGCAATACAATTAAGCCGCGTGTTTCCGTGGGCGCTGAATATTCACGCCTTTCTTATCTTCCTCTAAGAGCGGCTTTCGCGTTCGGCGGAAGGGAAACATTTGCCGTTGGTATGGGGTTGGGGATTAATATTAAATACTGGCGGCTTGATATTGGATATCTGAATCACACTTTTAACTGGTTCAGGAGCGCTAAAAGTGTTGACCTTGCCGTGACCAGCAATTTGAGATTTTAA
- a CDS encoding ferritin family protein: protein MGFGSVEEILDFAIKSEERASDFYTHLAGKVKRESMKRAFLEFAEEEKGHKEKLLKIKKGEMLAPVSKKVMDLKIAEYTEDIEPNKDLDYSQALIIAMKSEKASYRMYRELAEAADNPELKKLLMGLAQEEAKHKLRFEIEYDEHVLSEN, encoded by the coding sequence ATGGGGTTTGGAAGCGTTGAGGAGATTCTTGATTTCGCGATAAAATCCGAGGAAAGAGCCAGTGATTTCTATACCCATCTGGCTGGCAAGGTGAAAAGGGAAAGCATGAAAAGAGCGTTCCTGGAATTCGCAGAAGAGGAAAAGGGACACAAAGAAAAACTGCTGAAGATCAAAAAGGGCGAAATGCTTGCCCCTGTCAGCAAAAAAGTGATGGACCTTAAGATAGCTGAATATACAGAGGATATAGAACCAAACAAGGACCTCGATTACTCGCAGGCTCTTATAATCGCCATGAAATCGGAGAAGGCGTCCTACAGAATGTACCGGGAACTGGCAGAGGCGGCTGACAACCCCGAATTGAAGAAACTTCTGATGGGCCTGGCGCAGGAAGAGGCAAAACACAAGCTCAGGTTCGAAATCGAATATGACGAGCACGTCCTTAGTGAGAATTAG